From Algoriphagus sp. NG3, the proteins below share one genomic window:
- a CDS encoding Gfo/Idh/MocA family oxidoreductase: MQNRKKISEGQTRRDFIKNAAIASSFMIVPRNVLGGVGFIAPSDQLNLAAIGAGGKGASDIRNASVNGRERVAALCDVDFSGSAKASVERFPDAKRYADFREMLDKEKDIDAVTISTPDHVHGPAAKYAMERGKHVYVQKPMTHNIKEARMLTEMARSQKVVTQMGNQGGSNELLKLVQKWVDEDKIGKISKVEVWTNRPVWPQGGAFPPPQPSAKPDALNWDLWLGPAPEIPYTPELHPFSWRGWWNYGTGALGDVGCHLIDIPFRTLGLHYPKDAECSVGSVYSGMWTPDYHPDGCPASSFITLNFAETSKSKSPIKMTWMDGGIKPAHPDIIPADHEIGGGANGVLFIGDKGIIATNINDSSPLMPKLYLNDGTQEFGPQTEENIEPEYGHQRKWVDACKAGFGSAEHKGLTSSFDYAGPMTETVLMGNLAIRSYMLRRENSKGQPEFYGRKKLLWDGDKLLITNFEEANQFVGRTYRDGWEM; this comes from the coding sequence ATGCAGAACCGCAAAAAAATTTCTGAGGGACAGACCCGAAGGGATTTTATCAAAAACGCAGCAATTGCCTCATCATTTATGATAGTACCCAGAAACGTACTGGGGGGAGTGGGATTTATAGCTCCCAGCGATCAACTAAACCTGGCAGCAATAGGAGCCGGAGGAAAAGGTGCCAGTGACATTAGAAATGCCTCCGTGAATGGACGTGAGCGGGTAGCGGCTCTTTGTGATGTTGATTTTTCAGGTTCTGCCAAAGCTTCCGTAGAGCGATTTCCTGATGCAAAAAGATATGCGGACTTCAGAGAAATGCTGGATAAGGAAAAGGACATAGATGCTGTCACCATATCCACGCCAGACCATGTACATGGCCCAGCAGCCAAATACGCTATGGAGCGAGGAAAGCACGTATATGTACAGAAGCCCATGACCCATAACATCAAAGAGGCAAGAATGCTGACTGAGATGGCAAGAAGTCAAAAGGTGGTGACCCAGATGGGAAATCAAGGTGGCTCGAACGAGCTCCTCAAGCTTGTGCAAAAATGGGTAGATGAAGATAAAATCGGTAAAATCTCCAAAGTAGAAGTGTGGACCAATAGACCGGTCTGGCCTCAGGGCGGTGCATTCCCCCCTCCTCAGCCCAGCGCTAAGCCCGATGCCTTGAACTGGGACCTATGGCTAGGACCAGCTCCCGAGATCCCTTACACACCGGAACTTCATCCTTTTAGCTGGAGAGGCTGGTGGAATTATGGAACAGGTGCCCTCGGGGATGTTGGATGCCATTTGATAGATATTCCTTTCAGAACTTTAGGACTACACTATCCTAAAGACGCTGAATGTAGCGTAGGCTCCGTTTACAGTGGTATGTGGACTCCTGATTACCACCCTGACGGTTGTCCTGCTTCCTCTTTCATCACATTGAATTTCGCAGAAACCTCCAAAAGCAAGTCTCCTATCAAAATGACCTGGATGGACGGAGGGATCAAGCCGGCGCATCCGGATATTATCCCTGCAGACCATGAAATCGGCGGCGGAGCCAATGGGGTGTTGTTCATCGGTGACAAGGGCATCATAGCTACCAATATCAACGACTCCTCCCCACTTATGCCTAAGCTGTATCTGAATGATGGCACACAGGAATTTGGGCCACAGACAGAAGAAAACATAGAACCGGAATACGGCCACCAAAGAAAATGGGTTGATGCCTGTAAAGCGGGTTTTGGAAGTGCGGAACATAAAGGACTCACTTCTTCCTTTGACTATGCCGGCCCTATGACCGAAACTGTGCTGATGGGTAACCTGGCCATCCGCAGTTATATGCTCCGTAGGGAAAACAGCAAAGGCCAGCCAGAGTTCTATGGCAGGAAGAAATTGCTTTGGGATGGGGACAAACTTCTTATCACTAATTTCGAAGAAGCAAACCAATTTGTGGGAAGGACGTACAGAGATGGGTGGGAAATGTAA
- a CDS encoding NAD(P)(+) transhydrogenase (Re/Si-specific) subunit beta yields MSLAIELAYLVASILFVVGIKMLNKTQSARKGNRISALGMFIAILATLVQIDAISLVEIFACIVLGSAIGLYYANKVEMTKMPEMVAIFNGFGGLASFSVALSDYFLRTEVNMESIELVTVISIIVSVFIGGLTFTGSLIAYLKLNGNISGSPITFKGQHAINLILFLGFLAAATFTVVDQTNPMLIVILIVIALFLGVLTVIPIGGADMPVVISLLNSYSGMAACATGFILNNNVLIVAGSLVGASGIILTQIMCKAMNRSLINVLLGGFGQTVAEGGADGPSITVKEIGVEETAMLFDGVSSVIVVPGYGMAVAQAQHVIRELMEQCEKRKIDFKFAIHPVAGRMPGHMNVLLAEANISYDKLIEMESINDEFPNTDLVLIVGANDVVNPAARNNPQSPIYGMPILNADKARTVIVSKRSMGKGYAGVENELFGYPNCLMLFGDAKQTITKVVSEMKEM; encoded by the coding sequence ATGAGTTTAGCAATAGAGTTAGCCTATTTAGTCGCTTCCATATTATTTGTGGTTGGGATCAAAATGTTGAATAAAACCCAATCAGCCAGAAAGGGAAACCGTATTTCGGCATTGGGGATGTTTATAGCCATATTGGCCACCCTGGTTCAGATTGATGCCATTTCCTTGGTAGAGATCTTTGCCTGTATTGTCTTGGGGTCGGCTATTGGTCTTTACTATGCCAATAAGGTGGAAATGACCAAAATGCCGGAAATGGTTGCCATTTTTAACGGTTTTGGTGGTTTGGCTTCTTTTTCCGTAGCCTTATCGGATTATTTCCTGCGTACGGAAGTGAATATGGAGTCCATAGAACTGGTGACTGTGATCAGTATTATCGTATCCGTATTTATAGGAGGTCTTACATTTACAGGATCATTGATTGCCTATCTGAAACTCAATGGGAATATATCCGGCTCACCTATTACCTTCAAGGGGCAGCATGCGATCAACCTCATCCTGTTTTTAGGTTTTCTGGCAGCAGCTACCTTTACTGTAGTCGATCAGACTAACCCGATGCTGATCGTGATCCTTATCGTAATCGCATTGTTTTTAGGCGTGTTGACTGTGATCCCTATCGGAGGTGCGGACATGCCTGTGGTGATTTCCCTATTGAATTCCTATTCAGGAATGGCGGCCTGTGCCACCGGTTTTATCCTGAACAATAATGTGCTGATTGTGGCAGGTTCACTAGTGGGCGCATCCGGGATCATTCTTACCCAGATCATGTGTAAGGCTATGAACCGCTCCCTGATCAATGTGCTGTTGGGCGGATTTGGGCAGACCGTAGCTGAAGGTGGAGCAGATGGGCCATCTATTACAGTGAAAGAAATAGGAGTGGAGGAGACCGCTATGCTTTTTGACGGGGTATCATCCGTGATTGTGGTTCCGGGATATGGAATGGCCGTGGCGCAGGCCCAGCATGTGATCCGTGAGCTGATGGAGCAGTGCGAAAAGCGAAAAATTGACTTCAAGTTTGCCATCCATCCCGTAGCCGGAAGGATGCCGGGGCACATGAATGTGCTGCTTGCTGAAGCCAATATCTCTTATGATAAACTGATAGAAATGGAGTCTATCAATGATGAATTCCCAAATACAGACCTGGTGCTGATCGTAGGGGCAAATGACGTGGTGAATCCTGCGGCCAGAAATAACCCGCAAAGCCCGATTTACGGTATGCCGATCTTAAACGCGGACAAAGCCAGGACGGTAATTGTCTCCAAACGAAGCATGGGTAAAGGATATGCCGGGGTGGAAAATGAGCTCTTTGGTTACCCTAATTGTCTGATGCTCTTCGGTGATGCCAAGCAGACGATCACTAAGGTGGTTTCCGAAATGAAGGAGATGTAA
- a CDS encoding sialidase family protein, protein MKSLLFILALMSFVPKNEKPKVKILASGFIYEKAPFPSCHASTLVETDRGIMASWFGGTYERHPDVSIYTSLLAEGKWSAPQMVADGVENKDFRNPTWNPVLYQNPDGQLVLFYKEGPNPREWWGLYKTSDDEGMTWSEEVQIPPGMLGPVKNKAVLLANGTLLHPSSFETNGIWSMHVETTTADIQNWNKTEIDNGEFHAIQPTILTYADDKLQMLARTQEGVIGSTWSSDGGKSWTKVESTGLIHNNSGIDAVTLKNGMQLLLCNPIKNGRNKLSLFMSTDGENWDEIYVLEDQPEGEFSYPAIIQAQDGSVHMTYTYNREKIKYVALTVEQ, encoded by the coding sequence ATGAAATCCCTACTGTTCATCCTTGCGCTCATGAGCTTTGTTCCAAAAAATGAGAAACCAAAGGTAAAAATCCTTGCATCTGGCTTCATCTACGAAAAAGCTCCATTTCCCTCCTGCCACGCCTCCACGCTGGTGGAAACAGACCGGGGAATTATGGCGTCCTGGTTTGGCGGAACTTACGAACGACACCCGGATGTAAGCATATACACGTCCCTTTTGGCAGAAGGCAAATGGTCTGCCCCGCAAATGGTAGCTGATGGAGTGGAAAACAAGGACTTCCGTAATCCTACCTGGAACCCCGTGCTATACCAAAACCCGGATGGGCAACTCGTACTTTTCTACAAAGAAGGCCCTAATCCAAGAGAATGGTGGGGGCTCTACAAAACCTCTGATGATGAAGGCATGACCTGGTCTGAAGAAGTGCAGATCCCCCCAGGAATGCTAGGCCCTGTCAAAAACAAGGCGGTGCTGCTGGCGAACGGCACCCTACTCCATCCCAGTAGCTTCGAAACCAACGGAATATGGAGTATGCATGTGGAAACCACTACTGCGGACATCCAAAACTGGAACAAAACAGAAATTGATAACGGTGAATTCCATGCTATCCAGCCTACCATTTTGACCTACGCGGATGATAAGCTACAGATGCTTGCCCGCACCCAGGAAGGTGTAATCGGCAGCACTTGGTCTTCTGACGGAGGGAAAAGCTGGACTAAAGTAGAATCCACAGGTTTGATCCATAATAATTCAGGAATAGATGCCGTGACTCTCAAAAACGGAATGCAACTATTACTTTGTAACCCCATAAAAAACGGAAGAAACAAGCTCTCACTATTCATGTCCACTGATGGAGAAAACTGGGACGAAATTTATGTTTTAGAAGATCAACCTGAAGGGGAATTCAGCTACCCGGCAATTATCCAGGCTCAAGACGGTTCGGTACATATGACCTATACCTACAATAGAGAAAAAATAAAATATGTAGCCTTGACCGTGGAGCAATGA
- a CDS encoding NAD(P) transhydrogenase subunit alpha — MSSEALIILIYILVLASFLGFELIAKVPPTLHTPLMSGSNAISGITIVGALLACSEMGYTTMSKWLGMAALVLATINVVGGYTVTDRMLKMFKKK, encoded by the coding sequence ATGAGCTCAGAAGCATTGATTATTCTGATTTATATACTTGTCTTGGCAAGTTTCCTGGGGTTTGAGCTGATTGCAAAAGTTCCCCCAACCTTACATACACCTTTGATGTCTGGCTCCAATGCCATTTCCGGGATAACTATCGTAGGAGCATTGCTAGCTTGCAGTGAAATGGGCTATACCACCATGAGTAAATGGCTGGGAATGGCTGCCTTAGTTCTGGCCACCATCAACGTAGTCGGCGGCTACACTGTCACAGATCGTATGCTTAAAATGTTCAAGAAAAAATGA
- a CDS encoding Re/Si-specific NAD(P)(+) transhydrogenase subunit alpha, translating into MKIGVLKETKQGEQRVALSPDVIKQLIKKEFSVTVEKDAGIGSNFSDEEYKTAGAEIGNAQEVFDADILLKVNLFTKEEVAQMKDGSACMSIMYAYNHPEILDGLNKKSITSFSMDAVPRISRAQKMDCLSSQANLAGYKSVILGANYLEKIFPLMMTASGTITPAKVLIFGAGVAGLQAIATAKRLGAVVEVSDVRPETKEQVESLGGRFLTVEGVEGVKVEGGYASEVSEEFLQKQKELIQSKIKDSDLVITTALVMGKKSPILVTEEMVKSMKKGAVIVDMAVESGGNCEISEKDKIVKKHGVTIIGESNLPSLLSTNASQLYATNIATLLLHLASKEGLTLDREEEITKGVLITYQGQVVHEFTNKILNK; encoded by the coding sequence ATGAAAATAGGAGTTTTAAAAGAGACTAAGCAAGGAGAACAAAGAGTTGCTCTCAGCCCTGATGTCATCAAGCAATTGATCAAAAAGGAGTTTTCTGTCACTGTAGAGAAAGATGCAGGGATAGGATCCAATTTTTCGGATGAAGAATACAAGACGGCAGGTGCGGAAATCGGAAATGCCCAAGAGGTGTTTGATGCCGATATTCTGTTGAAAGTCAATCTCTTCACCAAGGAGGAAGTGGCTCAGATGAAAGATGGCTCTGCATGTATGTCTATAATGTATGCATACAATCATCCGGAAATCCTCGATGGACTGAACAAAAAGTCTATCACGTCCTTTTCCATGGATGCGGTGCCGCGGATTTCCAGAGCCCAGAAGATGGACTGTCTAAGTTCGCAGGCCAACCTTGCGGGATATAAATCGGTGATTTTAGGAGCAAATTACCTTGAGAAGATCTTTCCATTGATGATGACAGCGTCAGGGACTATTACACCTGCGAAAGTTCTGATTTTTGGTGCCGGGGTAGCAGGACTGCAGGCTATCGCCACAGCCAAAAGACTGGGGGCTGTAGTGGAAGTAAGTGATGTGCGTCCCGAAACAAAAGAACAGGTGGAATCTTTGGGTGGTAGGTTTTTGACGGTGGAAGGTGTGGAAGGAGTGAAGGTAGAGGGAGGATATGCTTCAGAGGTATCAGAAGAGTTTTTGCAAAAGCAGAAAGAGCTAATTCAAAGTAAGATCAAAGACTCGGATCTTGTGATTACCACGGCGCTGGTGATGGGGAAAAAGTCTCCTATTCTGGTGACTGAAGAGATGGTGAAAAGCATGAAGAAAGGCGCGGTGATTGTGGATATGGCAGTGGAGTCTGGCGGCAACTGTGAAATTTCTGAAAAGGATAAAATCGTCAAAAAGCATGGCGTGACTATCATAGGGGAATCTAATCTTCCGTCGCTACTGTCCACCAACGCCAGTCAGCTCTATGCGACCAACATCGCTACGTTGCTTTTACACCTGGCCTCGAAAGAAGGCTTAACCCTGGATCGGGAAGAAGAGATCACTAAAGGTGTCCTGATCACCTATCAGGGACAAGTGGTACATGAATTCACCAATAAAATTTTAAATAAGTAA
- a CDS encoding SDR family oxidoreductase has translation MDLKLEDKKAFISGSTAGIGYAIAKRFLVEGASVVINGRSEESVDKAIEELKSETGSNKITGIPADFSKVEEVDNLLKALPEVDILINNAGIFEPKAFEAIPDEDWFRFFEVNVLSGIRLARQYFPKMLEKNQGRIIFISSESGVFIPDEMIHYGMTKTAQLAVARGLAELTKGSNVTVNSILPGPTKSRGVGKFIEDLSESSGKSIDKVEKEFFQDMRPTSLIQRFATVEEVADTVVYYSSTLASATNGAAIRVEGGLVKSIL, from the coding sequence ATGGATTTAAAATTAGAAGACAAAAAAGCATTCATCAGTGGCTCTACGGCCGGAATTGGATATGCTATCGCAAAGAGATTTTTGGTGGAAGGAGCATCAGTAGTTATTAACGGCAGATCTGAGGAAAGTGTAGATAAGGCCATCGAAGAACTGAAATCTGAAACTGGAAGCAATAAAATCACGGGAATTCCTGCTGATTTTTCAAAAGTGGAAGAAGTAGACAACCTGCTGAAAGCACTTCCTGAAGTGGATATTTTAATCAACAACGCAGGGATTTTTGAACCAAAAGCCTTTGAAGCTATTCCTGATGAGGACTGGTTCAGGTTCTTTGAAGTAAATGTACTCAGTGGAATCAGGCTTGCTAGACAGTATTTCCCAAAAATGCTTGAAAAAAACCAGGGCAGGATCATCTTCATCTCCAGTGAGTCGGGCGTTTTTATACCAGACGAAATGATCCATTATGGCATGACCAAAACCGCCCAGCTTGCGGTAGCCAGAGGTTTGGCCGAATTGACCAAGGGAAGTAACGTGACAGTGAATTCCATCTTACCTGGTCCCACAAAATCCAGAGGAGTGGGCAAATTCATCGAAGATCTTTCTGAATCCAGCGGAAAATCCATAGACAAGGTCGAAAAAGAATTCTTCCAGGACATGAGACCGACCTCGCTGATCCAACGTTTCGCCACAGTGGAAGAAGTGGCGGATACGGTAGTGTATTACTCCAGTACACTGGCCTCCGCAACGAACGGAGCAGCCATCCGGGTAGAGGGAGGGCTGGTAAAATCCATACTGTAG
- a CDS encoding Gfo/Idh/MocA family oxidoreductase — protein MSKIQDNEVRWGVLGVGNVCEVKSAPAMNLIPHSKIEAVMRRSEAKVKDYAERHGVSKWYTSAIELINDPEVNAIYIATPPYAHLELAKLAAAAGKPVYVEKPMARTHAECMEMINVCEQAGVPLYVAYYRRELPHFLKIKELIDSAILGDIRSVHINLKQKPDASLITKVETNWRVDPELAGGGYFFDLASHQLDLMDFFFGKINHAHGFAANQAGTYEAEDIVTGSFVFESGVLGTGNWCFSTSANAEIDETTIFGSKGTIQFETFGKGEFTLITDERGIENFNCDLPKHIQEPLIKTIVGDLLGTATCNSTGVSGARANWAMGQLVKNKV, from the coding sequence ATGAGCAAAATCCAAGATAACGAAGTAAGGTGGGGAGTTCTAGGCGTGGGAAATGTCTGCGAAGTCAAATCAGCTCCAGCTATGAACCTGATCCCACATAGCAAAATCGAGGCTGTCATGCGCCGCTCCGAAGCTAAAGTCAAAGACTATGCGGAAAGGCATGGAGTGTCCAAATGGTACACTTCTGCGATTGAACTAATCAATGATCCAGAAGTCAATGCCATTTACATCGCCACACCTCCATATGCACATTTGGAGTTGGCGAAGCTAGCCGCTGCAGCGGGGAAGCCTGTCTATGTGGAGAAACCTATGGCAAGAACCCATGCAGAATGCATGGAAATGATCAATGTATGTGAACAAGCCGGAGTGCCACTTTATGTGGCATATTATCGCAGGGAACTCCCACACTTTCTTAAGATCAAGGAACTGATAGATTCAGCTATCCTAGGCGATATCCGGTCTGTACACATCAATCTCAAGCAAAAACCCGATGCCAGTCTGATTACAAAAGTGGAAACCAATTGGCGGGTAGATCCGGAACTGGCCGGAGGCGGATACTTCTTCGACTTGGCCTCCCACCAGCTAGATCTGATGGACTTTTTCTTTGGAAAGATCAACCATGCACATGGATTTGCTGCCAATCAGGCCGGGACTTACGAAGCGGAGGATATTGTCACCGGAAGTTTTGTCTTCGAAAGCGGGGTGCTGGGTACGGGAAATTGGTGCTTCAGCACTTCTGCAAATGCTGAAATAGATGAAACGACAATCTTTGGCAGTAAAGGAACAATACAGTTTGAGACCTTCGGTAAAGGAGAATTCACCCTCATTACCGACGAGAGGGGGATTGAGAATTTCAATTGTGACCTTCCTAAGCACATTCAGGAGCCATTGATAAAAACTATTGTAGGCGATTTATTAGGCACCGCAACCTGCAATAGCACCGGGGTCAGTGGCGCCAGGGCAAACTGGGCGATGGGTCAACTGGTGAAGAACAAGGTATAG
- a CDS encoding TonB-dependent receptor → MDLKLPLSKIIRVSTCVVIWAGVSTGPSHLIAKGVENDFALKGTGTMPHSVPVLQSVSGTVTDETGSPLPGATVRIKGSLNGTVTDLDGQFSIEVGEDAILQISYVGYVLQEISVNGQTIINVQLQPDATQLDELVVVGYGTQKRSDVTGAIGSVKSEDFNRGVVSNPVDLLQGKIAGVNITSTSGEPGATQNVIIRGVGSLRSGTQPLYVLDGFLLDNSDTGIASNPLNFLNPNDIESIDVLKDASATALYGSRASNGVVVITTRKGKKGTTQMNFSASSAWSSIAKKIDVFGADEFRNQVVAAGGALEDFGGNTDWQDELTQTGFSQDYNFSMSGASTEKFSYFTSVGYQDQEGILKNSELKRFSGKLNMNQKAFNGRLIVDYNLTASHTQNLRPSITSTISDMLSLNPTVPAYTNGEPTLLNTNALNPLKRYELYSDHAANNRIIGTIAPSFEILDGLTYKLNLGVDYSGTDRYQQYKPYTGVINESNISDGSLDQTISSNTNQLVENTLTYNWNTNIHNLTFLAGHSYQSFLDEYRTTSARGFADNNIEPRYQDHNSTSEYPTTVNSVAIRNELQSFFGRFNYIYAEKYLFTATFRADGSSKFGENNKYGYFPSLALGWNISKEDFMANSFFNNLKLRGSWGQTGNQEIPSKITKASYAEDRLSQGGGSYNTYPIDTDASSLDGYPYGIVFTRLANPNLQWEVSTQVDLGIDFAFFDYKLTGTLDYFNKVSSNILLEVVPADPVQPTSTYWNNIPNMKIYNSGVELALDYSSNDQGSFSYNIGGNITFIKNEVKDSPYSVLTTGAAQGAGQTGATINGYINNQPIGAFYMLQFDGITEDGVNRFRDINGDGAVLDNDRSVVGSAIPKVIYGFHTNFKYKGFDLGLNFNGAAGNKIYNHTAMSLFTKAQLSRSNNTTDFAVQYPEESFNNSNTVSTRFLESGSFFRLNNATLGYNLNTEAMGLADAFQNIRLSVTGQNLFVITDYSGFDPEVNTGSTAAGIQTFGIDRFTYPRARTFSINLNLTF, encoded by the coding sequence ATGGATTTAAAATTACCGTTATCAAAAATCATCCGTGTTTCAACATGTGTGGTTATTTGGGCAGGAGTAAGCACTGGCCCATCGCACCTGATTGCTAAAGGTGTTGAAAATGATTTCGCACTTAAAGGAACCGGGACTATGCCACATTCAGTACCGGTGTTACAGTCTGTTTCCGGTACCGTTACAGATGAAACCGGCTCGCCTCTCCCTGGCGCTACGGTACGGATTAAAGGATCCCTAAACGGTACCGTCACGGATCTTGATGGGCAATTTTCTATCGAAGTAGGTGAGGATGCTATCCTTCAGATATCCTATGTAGGATATGTCTTGCAAGAAATCTCCGTGAATGGACAAACAATTATTAATGTACAATTGCAGCCAGATGCTACACAGTTGGACGAGTTGGTAGTAGTAGGGTACGGAACCCAAAAGAGGTCGGATGTCACAGGGGCGATAGGTTCGGTGAAAAGCGAGGACTTCAACAGAGGGGTGGTTTCAAACCCGGTGGATTTATTGCAAGGAAAGATCGCAGGTGTGAATATTACCTCCACCAGTGGGGAGCCGGGAGCAACCCAGAACGTGATCATCCGAGGTGTGGGCAGTCTTAGATCCGGCACTCAGCCACTTTATGTACTCGATGGATTCTTGCTGGACAATTCCGATACCGGAATTGCTTCCAATCCTCTAAACTTCCTCAATCCAAATGATATAGAAAGTATCGATGTACTGAAGGATGCCAGCGCCACGGCATTGTACGGATCCAGAGCCTCAAACGGCGTAGTGGTAATCACCACCAGAAAAGGAAAAAAAGGTACCACTCAGATGAATTTTTCCGCTTCCTCAGCTTGGTCATCCATAGCCAAGAAGATTGATGTTTTCGGTGCTGATGAGTTCCGTAACCAAGTCGTAGCAGCAGGAGGGGCATTGGAGGATTTCGGCGGAAACACAGATTGGCAGGATGAACTGACCCAAACCGGATTTTCCCAGGATTATAATTTTTCTATGAGTGGAGCCAGCACGGAGAAATTTTCCTATTTCACTTCTGTGGGCTATCAGGATCAAGAAGGTATTTTGAAGAACAGTGAGCTTAAGCGATTCTCAGGAAAGTTGAATATGAACCAGAAGGCGTTTAATGGCAGATTGATTGTTGACTATAACCTGACGGCTTCTCACACTCAGAATTTACGTCCAAGCATCACCTCTACTATCAGTGATATGCTCAGCCTGAATCCTACTGTTCCGGCTTACACTAATGGTGAACCGACTTTATTGAATACCAATGCGCTCAATCCTCTAAAAAGGTATGAATTATACAGTGATCATGCTGCCAATAACCGGATTATCGGAACAATAGCTCCATCATTCGAGATACTGGACGGTCTTACTTATAAGCTGAACCTTGGTGTGGATTATTCCGGTACAGACAGGTATCAACAATACAAGCCTTACACTGGAGTGATCAATGAGTCAAATATTTCGGACGGTTCCTTGGATCAGACCATCAGTTCCAATACCAACCAGCTGGTAGAGAATACCTTGACATATAACTGGAATACCAATATCCACAATCTCACTTTCCTCGCCGGGCATTCTTATCAGTCATTCCTGGACGAATATAGAACCACATCTGCCAGAGGATTTGCGGATAATAATATAGAGCCTAGATATCAGGATCATAACAGTACGAGTGAGTATCCTACGACGGTAAATTCAGTGGCGATCCGCAATGAATTACAATCCTTCTTCGGTAGGTTCAACTACATCTACGCAGAAAAGTACTTATTCACTGCCACTTTCCGCGCGGATGGTTCTTCCAAATTCGGTGAGAACAACAAATATGGTTACTTCCCATCTTTAGCCCTGGGCTGGAATATCAGTAAGGAGGATTTTATGGCCAACTCTTTCTTCAATAACCTAAAATTGCGCGGTAGCTGGGGACAGACAGGGAATCAAGAGATACCATCCAAAATCACTAAAGCAAGTTATGCTGAGGACAGACTCTCCCAGGGAGGTGGAAGCTACAATACATATCCTATAGATACGGACGCAAGTTCCTTAGATGGATATCCTTATGGGATAGTATTCACCCGCTTGGCCAATCCAAACTTACAGTGGGAAGTATCTACCCAGGTAGATTTGGGGATTGATTTTGCATTCTTTGATTACAAATTGACAGGTACATTGGATTATTTTAACAAAGTATCTTCCAATATCCTCCTTGAAGTGGTACCTGCAGATCCTGTGCAGCCTACTTCTACCTACTGGAACAATATCCCGAATATGAAGATATATAACAGTGGGGTCGAACTGGCTTTGGATTACTCGAGCAATGATCAGGGCTCCTTCTCTTATAACATCGGAGGCAACATCACTTTTATAAAAAATGAAGTAAAAGACTCGCCTTATTCAGTATTGACTACGGGGGCAGCACAAGGTGCTGGACAGACAGGTGCCACTATCAACGGCTACATCAATAACCAGCCGATCGGTGCTTTCTATATGCTTCAGTTTGATGGAATTACTGAAGATGGAGTAAATAGATTTAGGGATATCAATGGTGATGGAGCAGTGTTGGACAATGACAGGAGTGTGGTAGGAAGCGCAATACCTAAGGTTATTTATGGTTTCCACACGAACTTTAAGTACAAAGGCTTTGACTTAGGGTTGAACTTCAATGGTGCTGCAGGCAACAAGATTTACAATCATACAGCCATGTCTTTATTCACCAAAGCCCAGCTATCCAGATCAAATAACACTACTGACTTTGCTGTCCAGTATCCAGAGGAATCATTTAATAATTCCAATACTGTTTCTACGCGATTTCTGGAAAGCGGCTCCTTTTTCAGGTTAAATAATGCTACGTTGGGGTATAACCTGAATACAGAAGCAATGGGACTGGCTGATGCTTTTCAAAATATTCGGCTTTCTGTCACTGGACAGAATCTCTTTGTAATCACGGATTATTCAGGATTTGATCCAGAGGTAAACACAGGTTCTACTGCAGCTGGGATTCAGACATTTGGTATCGACCGGTTCACCTATCCTAGGGCTAGAACATTCTCAATCAACCTGAATTTAACCTTCTAA